ACGATACCTTTTTAGTAGCCAGCCTTTTTGCCTTTGCAGCCATTCCCCCTTTGTTCTTTTTTAAAGAAAAGAGTAAAAAAGAGCCATCTTCCGGCGGACAAGCAACAGGCAGCAGGACCGGTGCAGGCTAAATTTGTTCTAAAACCAAAAAGAGAAGCCTCTGAAACAGGGGCTTCTCTTTTTGATTAACACTTACATCACAGGCGATGTATACAGGTAATAAAGCGGTAAATTACTGGACATTGGTGCCTATCATGGATATAATTTAGCATACTAATTATTTTTAATCTGGAGAGGTCGGCAGTGGAAAATGCATCATTGACACGCAATATTTACCGGGCTTTTAGAACAATACAAAATCACTTTTTAAAATTCGCCGAAGCACATGACGTTACTCCTGCGCAGCTCGGAGCTCTGGAAAAGCTTTGGCTGGAAGATGAATTAACCATCACTGAATTGGGAGAAAGATTGGGACTTAAAACAAGTACTGTCACGGCTCTTGCTGACCGGATGGAAAGGGACGGTTTAATCCGGAGAAAAAGGAATGATAAAGATCGTAGAATTGTAAGATTATACCTAACGGAAAAAGGTAAATTCC
This Bacillota bacterium DNA region includes the following protein-coding sequences:
- a CDS encoding MarR family transcriptional regulator, translated to MTRNIYRAFRTIQNHFLKFAEAHDVTPAQLGALEKLWLEDELTITELGERLGLKTSTVTALADRMERDGLIRRKRNDKDRRIVRLYLTEKGKFLKGKIPNFNEHVLSLINVKMNKEEIKALEALLQKFIFVLNEDKDN